The Oceanispirochaeta sp. M1 sequence CAGTTTCCCGTGGTATATGAATCAATGAATGTCTATGGAAATATTGCATTTCCACTTCAAAATGATGGCATTGATTCAACGAAAATCAAAAAACGGGTTTATGAAGTTGCAGAGATTCTTGAAATTACCAATTTGCTGAACCTTTCAGTTACAAAACTGACTCCTGCGGATAAGCAAAAAGTTTCTTTAGGACGGGGAATTGTCAGACCAAACACCGCAGCAGTACTTCTTGATGAACCGCTGACAGTTATTGATCCAAAAGCACAGTGGGGTCTCAGGCGCAAATTAAAGCAGATACAAAAAGAGTTAAACTTCACGATGATTTATGTAACACATGATCAGCATGAGGCACTTACATTTGCAGAAGAAGTGACTGTCATGGAGGTGGGGCATATCAGTCAGAATGCTTCTCCAAAAGAGCTTCATGAAAATCCGGAAAGTACCTTTGTCGGATATTTCATCGGAAGTCCGGGTATGAACCTGTTTGATGTCAAATTGAATCAAGATGGAGAAGCCATTTTTAATGGGAGCTCTATAAAAATACCGGAAAAAATTTCGAAGCAGCTTCTTAAAATGGGAGATGATTTTACTCTCGGTATTCGACCTGAATACATCAGCACATATATATCAGAAAAGAGTGATTGTATCTCAGGGAAAGTAAAGCTGGTAGAAGACAATGGAGCGTACC is a genomic window containing:
- a CDS encoding ABC transporter ATP-binding protein; protein product: MATIELRDIWHSYELAEGKTDNPKYAVEDINITYQNGSAVALLGPSGCGKTTLLEIISGLLVPTRGQVLFDGQDVTQLTARERHIAQVFQFPVVYESMNVYGNIAFPLQNDGIDSTKIKKRVYEVAEILEITNLLNLSVTKLTPADKQKVSLGRGIVRPNTAAVLLDEPLTVIDPKAQWGLRRKLKQIQKELNFTMIYVTHDQHEALTFAEEVTVMEVGHISQNASPKELHENPESTFVGYFIGSPGMNLFDVKLNQDGEAIFNGSSIKIPEKISKQLLKMGDDFTLGIRPEYISTYISEKSDCISGKVKLVEDNGAYQIVTTTFGEINIKSRAEESLTIKEGDTSWLHFKQDEIKFFNEGKRVDFRKR